A window of Rhabdothermincola salaria contains these coding sequences:
- a CDS encoding YbjQ family protein — MAEPGATPLPIPCSTTYELPGLSVDQNVGLCFGLVVRSVGLAKGFTGGIRSLKAGEVPEYTGVVEEARRHALERLVAHAQELGANAVVGVRFDSSDVGQGLSEIVAYGTAVIAR; from the coding sequence ATGGCCGAACCCGGCGCCACCCCCCTGCCCATCCCGTGCTCCACCACCTACGAGCTGCCCGGGCTCTCCGTGGACCAGAACGTGGGCCTGTGCTTCGGTCTCGTGGTGCGCAGCGTCGGCCTGGCCAAGGGGTTCACCGGCGGCATCCGCTCGCTGAAGGCGGGCGAGGTGCCCGAGTACACCGGGGTGGTGGAGGAAGCCCGACGCCACGCCCTCGAACGCCTCGTCGCCCACGCCCAGGAGCTCGGTGCCAACGCCGTGGTGGGCGTGCGCTTCGACTCCTCCGACGTGGGCCAGGGCCTGTCGGAGATCGTGGCCTACGGCACCGCCGTCATCGCTCGCTGA
- the gltB gene encoding glutamate synthase large subunit yields MPSLSSAVPAPQGLYDSRFEHDACGVSFVVHMKGLRSHDIVRHGVGALGNLEHRGAAGAETNTGDGAGILLQVPDRFLREVVDFPLPPEGHYATGLGFLPRDPERAAEAAAAIEKIATSEGLRVLGWRDVPHDDSMIGSQAAGVEPTFRQPFLAGDGLADMALERRVYVVRKRIEHELGELTADGGTYFPSLSCRTFVYKGMLTTAQLPAFFPDLLDERVESALALVHSRFSTNTFPSWPLAHPFRYVAHNGEINTVQGNRNWMRAREALLHTDLLPGDLDRIFPICTPEASDSATFDEVLELLHMGGYELPHAVLMMIPEAWEHQPSMPKAKRDFYRYHASLMEPWDGPASIAFTDGSVIGAVLDRNGLRPSRYWVTSDDLVIMASEVGVIEVDPAKVVQKGRLQPGRMFLVDTTAGRIIDDEEIKGHLAESHPYGEWLAAHQIDLAELPARTHTLALHDTVVNRQQVFGYTEEEIRIILEPMARAGLEPIGSMGTDTPIAVLSDRPRLLFDYFNQLFAQVTNPPLDAIREELVTALGGTLGPERNLLNPQPTSCRQLFVPRPVLDNDEMAKLRHIADYDGMEDFATVDISCLYPVAEGGAGLRRALDEVRRQASEAIAGGATMLVLSDRGSSEHQAPIPSLLFTAAVHHHLIREKTRTKVGLVVETAEAREVHHMCLLIGFGAAAVNPYLAFETIEDRIAEGLSEFHDPTAAVANYIKAASKGVLKVMSKMGISTVASYTGAQIFEAVGLGDELVGEFFTGTVSRLGGIGLDEIAEEVRRRHAMAYPVNATERAHRTLAVGGEYQWRREGEYHLFNPETVYKLQHSTRAKRYDVFKEYTQRVDEQAAHLATLRGLFRLRAGERPSIPIDDVEPASEIVKRFSTGAMSYGSISAEAHENLAIAMNRLGAKSNTGEGGEDPERFVTMPNGDSKRSSIKQVASGRFGVTSEYLVNADDIQIKMAQGAKPGEGGQLPGGKVYPWIAKTRHSTPGVGLISPPPHHDIYSIEDLAQLIHDLKNANDQARVHVKLVAEVGVGTVAAGVSKAHADVVLISGHDGGTGASPLTSLKHAGAPWELGLAETQQTLLLNGLRDRIVVQVDGQLKTGRDVVIAALLGAEEFGFATAPLVVSGCVMMRVCHLDTCPVGIATQNPELRKRFNGKPEFVVNFFEYIAEEVRELLAELGFRTLEEAIGRAELIDAAAAVDHWKASGLDLTPILHVPELAEGAARHQVATQDHGLQHALDNRLIELAAPALERGERVSIEMGIRNVNRTVGTMLGAEVTRRRGGEGLPEDTIVVDFTGSAGQSFGAFVPRGITLRLSGDANDYVGKGLSGGRLVVRPPADSPFVAEDNIIAGNVILYGATAGEVFLRGVVGERFGVRNSGAVAVVEGVGDHACEYMTGGRVVVLGPTGRNFGAGMSGGIAFVLDPDGTFPSRVNPEMVDLEAPDADDVEWLRDRVARHLAETGSAVAERLLEDWEATTERVVKVMPKDYKRVLLAERDALANGLDPVEAVMAAARV; encoded by the coding sequence ATGCCTTCGCTGTCCTCTGCCGTCCCGGCACCCCAGGGCCTCTACGACTCCCGTTTCGAGCACGACGCCTGCGGCGTGAGCTTCGTCGTGCACATGAAGGGGCTGCGCAGCCACGACATCGTCCGCCACGGCGTCGGCGCGCTCGGCAACCTCGAACACCGCGGGGCGGCCGGCGCGGAGACCAACACCGGCGACGGCGCAGGGATCCTCCTGCAGGTGCCCGACCGTTTCCTGCGCGAGGTCGTCGACTTCCCGCTCCCACCCGAGGGCCACTACGCGACCGGGCTCGGGTTCCTGCCGCGAGACCCCGAACGGGCCGCCGAGGCCGCCGCCGCCATCGAGAAGATCGCCACCAGCGAGGGGCTGCGCGTCCTCGGTTGGCGCGACGTGCCCCACGACGACTCCATGATCGGCAGCCAGGCCGCAGGGGTGGAGCCCACCTTCCGCCAGCCCTTCCTCGCCGGGGACGGCCTGGCCGACATGGCCCTCGAGCGCCGGGTCTACGTGGTCCGCAAGCGCATCGAGCACGAGCTGGGTGAACTGACGGCCGATGGAGGCACCTACTTCCCGTCGCTGTCGTGTCGCACCTTCGTCTACAAGGGCATGCTCACCACCGCGCAGCTGCCGGCCTTCTTCCCCGACCTGCTCGACGAGCGCGTCGAGTCCGCCCTGGCGCTCGTGCACTCGCGCTTCTCCACCAACACGTTCCCGTCGTGGCCCCTGGCCCATCCGTTCCGCTACGTCGCCCACAACGGCGAGATCAACACGGTGCAGGGCAACCGCAACTGGATGCGCGCCCGCGAGGCCCTGCTGCACACCGACCTGCTCCCCGGGGACCTCGATCGGATCTTCCCCATCTGCACCCCCGAGGCCAGCGACTCGGCCACCTTCGACGAGGTGCTCGAACTTTTGCACATGGGCGGGTACGAGCTTCCCCACGCGGTGCTCATGATGATCCCCGAGGCGTGGGAGCACCAGCCGTCCATGCCGAAGGCCAAGCGCGACTTCTACCGCTACCACGCCTCGCTGATGGAGCCCTGGGACGGCCCCGCCTCCATCGCCTTCACCGACGGCAGCGTCATCGGTGCGGTCCTCGACCGCAACGGCCTGCGCCCCTCGCGCTACTGGGTGACCAGCGACGACCTGGTGATCATGGCCTCCGAGGTCGGCGTGATCGAGGTCGATCCGGCCAAGGTCGTCCAGAAGGGCCGTCTGCAGCCCGGACGGATGTTCCTCGTCGACACCACGGCCGGCCGCATCATCGACGACGAGGAGATCAAGGGGCACCTGGCCGAGTCCCACCCCTACGGCGAATGGCTGGCGGCCCACCAGATCGACCTCGCCGAGCTCCCGGCGCGCACCCACACGTTGGCCCTGCACGACACCGTCGTGAACCGCCAACAGGTGTTCGGGTACACCGAGGAAGAGATCCGGATCATCCTCGAGCCCATGGCCCGTGCCGGGCTCGAGCCCATCGGCTCGATGGGCACCGACACCCCGATCGCCGTGCTCTCCGATCGGCCGCGGCTGCTGTTCGACTACTTCAACCAGCTCTTCGCCCAGGTCACCAACCCGCCCCTCGACGCCATCCGCGAGGAGCTCGTCACCGCCCTGGGCGGCACCCTCGGCCCCGAGCGCAACCTCTTGAACCCCCAGCCGACGTCGTGTCGTCAGCTGTTCGTGCCCCGGCCGGTCCTCGACAACGACGAGATGGCCAAGCTGCGCCACATCGCCGACTACGACGGCATGGAGGACTTCGCCACCGTCGACATCTCGTGCTTGTACCCGGTGGCCGAGGGCGGCGCCGGACTGCGCCGCGCCCTCGACGAGGTGCGCCGGCAGGCCAGCGAGGCCATCGCCGGCGGCGCCACCATGTTGGTGCTCTCCGACCGGGGATCGAGCGAGCACCAGGCCCCGATCCCGTCGCTGCTGTTCACCGCGGCGGTGCACCACCACCTCATCCGCGAGAAGACCCGCACCAAGGTGGGCCTCGTCGTCGAGACGGCCGAGGCCCGCGAGGTGCACCACATGTGCCTGCTCATCGGCTTCGGGGCGGCGGCCGTCAACCCCTACCTCGCCTTCGAGACCATCGAGGACCGCATCGCCGAGGGGCTCAGCGAGTTCCACGACCCCACCGCGGCGGTGGCCAACTACATCAAGGCCGCCAGCAAGGGCGTCCTCAAGGTCATGTCCAAGATGGGCATCTCGACCGTGGCCTCCTACACCGGCGCCCAGATCTTCGAGGCCGTCGGCCTCGGTGACGAGCTCGTCGGCGAGTTCTTCACCGGCACGGTCAGCCGTCTCGGCGGCATCGGGCTCGACGAGATCGCCGAGGAGGTCCGCCGCCGCCACGCCATGGCCTATCCGGTCAACGCCACCGAGCGAGCCCACCGCACGCTCGCCGTCGGCGGCGAGTACCAGTGGCGGCGCGAAGGGGAGTACCACCTCTTCAACCCCGAGACCGTCTACAAGCTGCAGCACTCCACGCGGGCCAAGCGCTACGACGTGTTCAAGGAGTACACCCAGCGCGTCGACGAGCAGGCGGCCCACCTGGCCACCCTGCGCGGCCTGTTCCGACTCCGGGCGGGGGAGCGCCCGTCGATCCCGATCGACGACGTCGAGCCCGCCAGCGAGATCGTGAAGCGGTTCTCCACCGGAGCCATGTCCTACGGGTCGATCTCGGCCGAGGCCCACGAGAACCTGGCCATCGCCATGAACCGCCTGGGCGCCAAGTCCAACACCGGTGAGGGCGGCGAGGACCCCGAGCGGTTCGTGACCATGCCCAACGGCGACTCCAAGCGCTCGTCCATCAAGCAGGTCGCATCCGGACGGTTCGGGGTCACCAGCGAGTACCTGGTCAACGCCGACGACATCCAGATCAAGATGGCCCAGGGCGCCAAGCCGGGCGAGGGCGGGCAGCTCCCGGGCGGCAAGGTCTACCCGTGGATCGCCAAGACCCGGCACTCCACGCCGGGGGTGGGACTCATCTCGCCGCCACCGCACCACGACATCTACTCGATCGAGGACCTGGCCCAGCTCATCCACGACCTCAAGAACGCCAACGACCAGGCGCGGGTGCACGTCAAGCTCGTGGCCGAGGTCGGCGTCGGCACGGTGGCGGCGGGCGTGTCCAAGGCCCACGCCGACGTGGTGCTCATCTCCGGCCACGACGGGGGCACCGGTGCGTCGCCGCTCACCTCGCTCAAGCACGCGGGGGCACCGTGGGAGCTCGGCCTGGCCGAGACGCAGCAGACGCTGCTGCTCAACGGCTTGCGCGACCGCATCGTGGTGCAGGTCGACGGGCAGCTCAAGACCGGACGCGACGTGGTCATCGCCGCGCTGCTCGGCGCCGAGGAGTTCGGCTTCGCCACCGCCCCCTTGGTCGTGTCGGGATGCGTGATGATGCGCGTCTGCCACCTCGACACCTGTCCGGTGGGGATCGCCACCCAGAACCCCGAGCTGCGCAAGCGCTTCAACGGCAAGCCCGAGTTCGTCGTCAACTTCTTCGAGTACATCGCCGAAGAGGTCCGCGAGCTGCTGGCCGAGCTGGGCTTCCGGACCCTCGAAGAGGCCATCGGGCGCGCCGAGCTGATCGACGCGGCTGCGGCCGTCGACCACTGGAAGGCCAGCGGGCTCGACCTCACCCCGATCCTGCACGTGCCCGAGCTCGCCGAAGGCGCAGCCCGCCACCAGGTCGCCACCCAGGACCACGGGTTGCAGCACGCCCTCGACAACCGTCTGATCGAGCTGGCCGCGCCGGCCCTCGAGCGAGGCGAGCGCGTGTCGATCGAGATGGGCATCCGCAACGTGAACCGCACCGTGGGCACCATGCTCGGCGCCGAGGTGACCCGGCGCCGGGGCGGCGAGGGGCTCCCCGAGGACACGATCGTCGTCGACTTCACCGGATCGGCCGGTCAGAGCTTCGGCGCCTTCGTCCCACGCGGGATCACCCTGCGGCTGTCGGGCGACGCCAACGACTACGTGGGCAAGGGCCTCTCCGGGGGCCGGCTGGTGGTGCGACCGCCGGCCGACTCGCCCTTCGTCGCCGAGGACAACATCATCGCCGGCAACGTCATCCTCTACGGTGCCACCGCCGGAGAGGTCTTCCTGCGAGGTGTGGTCGGCGAACGCTTCGGTGTGCGCAACTCCGGCGCCGTGGCGGTCGTCGAAGGGGTGGGGGACCACGCCTGCGAGTACATGACCGGCGGACGGGTCGTCGTCCTCGGGCCGACCGGGCGCAACTTCGGTGCGGGCATGAGCGGGGGCATCGCCTTCGTGCTCGACCCGGACGGCACCTTCCCGTCGCGGGTCAACCCCGAGATGGTCGACCTCGAGGCGCCCGACGCCGACGACGTCGAATGGCTGCGTGATCGTGTGGCCCGCCACCTCGCCGAGACCGGTTCGGCGGTCGCCGAGCGCCTCCTCGAGGACTGGGAGGCCACCACGGAACGGGTGGTGAAGGTCATGCCCAAGGACTACAAGCGGGTGCTGCTCGCCGAGCGCGACGCCCTGGCCAACGGCCTCGACCCCGTGGAGGCCGTCATGGCCGCCGCCCGGGTCTGA
- a CDS encoding glutamate synthase subunit beta, producing the protein MGDITGFLKLPRELPTRREVPVRLRDWREVYEDFPITKVRDQASRCMDCGIPFCNNGCPLGNLIPDWNDLVYRDHWHEAIDRLHATNNFPEFTGRLCPAPCEAACVLGINADPVTIKQVEVEIIDRAWSEGWVTPVVADERTGKRVAVVGSGPAGLAAAQQLTRAGHEVVVFERADRIGGLLRYGIPEFKMEKRHLDRRLEQMRAEGTEFRAGVNVGVDLTADDLRREFDAIVLAGGATAARDLPIPGRELRGVHQAMEYLPMANRVQQGDMATPPIHAGGKKVVIIGGGDTGADCLGTAHRQGAASVHQFEIMPRPPEDRPETNPWPTWPMIYRTSSAHEEGGERVYAVNTMEFLGDGEGRLRALQGVEVVSEVVDGRPTFVPVEGSEFELECDLVFLAMGFVGPEKGGLLDQLGVDYDGRGNVARDADWSTNVDGVFVAGDMGRGQSLIVWAIAEGRAAAAAVDGHLMGESLLPAPLTPDVGPLV; encoded by the coding sequence ATGGGTGACATCACCGGCTTCTTGAAGCTCCCCCGGGAGCTCCCCACCCGACGGGAGGTGCCCGTCCGCCTCAGGGACTGGCGCGAGGTCTACGAGGACTTCCCGATCACCAAGGTCCGCGACCAGGCCAGCCGTTGCATGGACTGCGGCATCCCGTTCTGCAACAACGGGTGCCCGTTGGGCAACCTCATCCCGGACTGGAACGACCTCGTCTACCGCGACCACTGGCACGAGGCCATCGATCGCCTCCACGCCACCAACAACTTCCCGGAGTTCACCGGCCGCCTGTGCCCGGCGCCGTGCGAGGCCGCGTGCGTGCTCGGGATCAACGCCGACCCGGTGACCATCAAGCAGGTCGAGGTCGAGATCATCGACCGCGCCTGGTCCGAGGGATGGGTGACCCCGGTCGTCGCCGACGAGCGCACCGGCAAGCGGGTCGCCGTGGTGGGCTCCGGGCCCGCCGGCCTCGCGGCCGCCCAGCAGCTCACCCGGGCCGGCCACGAGGTGGTGGTGTTCGAGCGAGCCGATCGCATCGGAGGCCTGCTGCGCTACGGGATCCCCGAGTTCAAGATGGAGAAGCGCCACCTCGACCGCCGACTCGAGCAGATGCGGGCCGAGGGCACCGAGTTCCGGGCCGGCGTCAACGTCGGCGTCGACCTCACCGCCGACGACCTGCGCCGCGAGTTCGACGCCATCGTCCTCGCCGGTGGCGCGACCGCGGCGCGCGACCTGCCCATCCCGGGGCGCGAGCTCCGGGGGGTCCACCAGGCCATGGAGTACCTGCCCATGGCCAACCGCGTCCAGCAGGGCGACATGGCGACCCCTCCCATCCACGCCGGCGGCAAGAAGGTCGTCATCATCGGCGGTGGCGACACCGGCGCCGACTGCCTGGGCACCGCCCACCGGCAGGGGGCCGCGTCCGTCCACCAGTTCGAGATCATGCCCCGACCCCCCGAAGACCGACCCGAGACCAACCCGTGGCCGACGTGGCCCATGATCTACCGCACCTCGTCGGCCCACGAGGAGGGCGGCGAGCGCGTGTACGCCGTGAACACCATGGAGTTCCTCGGTGACGGCGAAGGGCGCCTCCGGGCCCTGCAGGGCGTCGAGGTCGTCTCCGAGGTCGTCGACGGACGACCGACCTTCGTGCCCGTGGAGGGCAGCGAGTTCGAGCTCGAGTGCGACCTCGTCTTCCTGGCCATGGGCTTCGTGGGGCCCGAGAAGGGCGGCCTGCTCGATCAGCTCGGCGTCGACTACGACGGGCGGGGCAACGTGGCCCGCGACGCTGACTGGTCCACCAACGTCGACGGGGTGTTCGTCGCCGGCGACATGGGCCGGGGCCAGAGCCTCATCGTGTGGGCCATCGCCGAGGGACGCGCCGCTGCCGCCGCGGTGGATGGGCACCTCATGGGCGAGAGCCTCTTGCCCGCCCCGCTCACCCCCGACGTCGGCCCGCTCGTCTGA
- a CDS encoding AMP-binding protein yields the protein MLLDLAATAPDRVAVTDLTRSLTRAELVDRATRLGRWWGDEGVSPGGHVACLLGNRSEAVEAVLAATLAGMWLTPVNRHLTTEEVRYVLDDSGATVVVTDAEHAGLVREAAGDRTVVVAGAELDRVLAAAPDEPFPLTGPAGGTMLYTSGTTGRPKGVRRAVASDLGAQLRSLAASGRPLGLQGLGAHLVTGPLHHAAPLGFALIDLHNGAPLVVMPRWDERRALSLIAEHQVTTTHLVPTMFVRLLRLPADERAAFDPSPLQTVLHGAAPIAPSVKQAMIDWWGPVLVEYWGGSEGGYVTVADSEDWLSHPGTVGRPVSTYEVYATDDDGRRLPAGETGTLWCHNARVDRVFEYHRAPEKTAAAFRAPGTYTLGDIGRVDADGYVYLSDRAADMIISGGVNVYPTEVAQALAEHPAVADVAVFGIPDEEWGEQVKAAVELLPGHSAGPDMEAELLAFARDHLAGYKVPRSVDFEEHLPRYPTGKLHTRVLRDRYWPDEGRRI from the coding sequence GTGCTGCTCGACCTCGCGGCGACGGCGCCCGATCGGGTGGCCGTCACCGACCTCACCCGTTCGCTCACGCGGGCCGAGCTCGTCGATCGCGCCACCCGCCTCGGGCGCTGGTGGGGCGACGAGGGCGTGTCGCCCGGTGGGCACGTGGCCTGCCTGCTCGGGAACCGGTCGGAGGCGGTCGAGGCCGTGCTGGCGGCCACCTTGGCCGGGATGTGGCTCACGCCGGTGAACCGGCACCTCACCACGGAAGAGGTCCGCTACGTCCTCGACGACAGCGGCGCCACGGTCGTGGTGACCGACGCGGAGCACGCAGGACTGGTCCGGGAGGCGGCCGGCGACCGGACGGTCGTCGTCGCCGGTGCCGAGCTCGACCGTGTGCTCGCGGCGGCGCCGGACGAGCCGTTCCCCCTCACCGGCCCGGCCGGGGGCACCATGCTCTACACCAGCGGCACCACCGGTCGACCCAAGGGGGTCCGCCGGGCGGTGGCATCGGACCTCGGGGCCCAACTGCGCTCCCTGGCGGCCTCGGGACGCCCACTCGGGTTGCAGGGCCTGGGTGCCCACCTGGTCACCGGCCCGCTGCACCACGCCGCCCCGCTGGGATTCGCCCTCATCGACCTGCACAACGGCGCGCCGCTCGTCGTCATGCCCCGCTGGGACGAACGTCGTGCCCTCTCACTGATCGCCGAGCACCAGGTCACCACCACCCACCTCGTGCCCACCATGTTCGTGCGCCTCCTGCGCCTCCCCGCAGACGAGCGGGCCGCCTTCGACCCGTCCCCGCTGCAGACCGTGCTGCACGGGGCGGCGCCCATCGCGCCGTCCGTGAAGCAGGCCATGATCGATTGGTGGGGGCCGGTGCTCGTCGAGTACTGGGGTGGCAGCGAGGGCGGCTACGTCACGGTGGCCGACAGCGAGGACTGGCTCAGCCACCCCGGCACCGTCGGTCGCCCCGTGTCGACCTACGAGGTGTACGCGACCGACGACGACGGCCGGCGCCTCCCGGCCGGGGAGACCGGCACGCTGTGGTGCCACAACGCACGCGTCGACCGCGTCTTCGAGTACCACCGGGCGCCGGAGAAGACCGCGGCCGCGTTCCGGGCACCCGGCACCTACACCCTGGGCGACATCGGCCGGGTCGACGCCGACGGTTACGTGTACCTCTCGGACCGTGCGGCCGACATGATCATCTCCGGAGGGGTCAACGTGTACCCGACCGAGGTCGCCCAGGCGCTTGCCGAGCACCCGGCCGTGGCCGACGTCGCGGTGTTCGGGATCCCTGACGAGGAGTGGGGTGAGCAGGTGAAGGCCGCGGTGGAGCTCCTCCCGGGCCACTCGGCCGGCCCGGACATGGAAGCCGAGCTGCTGGCGTTCGCCCGCGACCACCTGGCCGGCTACAAGGTGCCGCGGTCGGTCGACTTCGAGGAGCACCTGCCGCGGTACCCCACGGGCAAGCTCCACACGCGGGTACTGCGCGACCGCTACTGGCCCGACGAGGGCCGCCGGATCTGA
- a CDS encoding M18 family aminopeptidase gives MPHPERPLATTPATDAAVDQATDLCGFLDAAPSPYHAVGEVRRRLVERGFSEIDESAPWPRQRGRHLVSRGGTLVAWSTEDPARVEDGFRIVGAHTDSPNLRIKPRADAGQAGWRQLGVEVYGGVLLNSWLDRDLGLSGRVAVRSGSDGGAEVRLVRDDRPLLRVPQLAIHLDRGVNDGLKLNPQTQMTPVWGTGSVDEGGFRAHLADLAEVEPGDVLSWDVMAHDLTPATLLGLDRSLLAGARIDNLLSCHAGTSALLRALDEIDDGAAGSHRPVPVVCLFDHEEVGSESSSGASGSVLATVLERIALGAGVDRDGWFAALARSACISADGAHATHPNYTERHEPAHHVAVNAGPVVKANANVRYATDAPSAALVRLAAEAAAVPLQEFVVRTDMPCGSTIGPVTAARLGVPTVDVGVAQLSMHSARELCGSADPELFARLLVRFLRP, from the coding sequence GTGCCCCACCCCGAACGCCCTCTTGCGACCACGCCGGCCACGGATGCCGCGGTCGACCAGGCGACGGACCTGTGCGGGTTCCTCGACGCTGCCCCCTCCCCGTACCACGCGGTGGGCGAGGTGCGCCGCCGTCTCGTGGAGCGGGGCTTCAGCGAGATCGACGAGTCCGCGCCCTGGCCCCGACAGCGCGGTCGACACCTCGTCAGCCGGGGCGGCACCCTGGTGGCCTGGTCGACGGAGGACCCGGCCCGGGTCGAGGACGGCTTCCGGATCGTGGGCGCCCACACCGATTCGCCCAACCTGCGGATCAAACCCCGTGCCGACGCCGGACAGGCCGGGTGGCGCCAGCTCGGCGTCGAGGTCTACGGCGGAGTGCTGTTGAACTCCTGGCTCGATCGTGATCTCGGGCTGTCGGGGCGCGTCGCCGTGCGTTCGGGCAGCGATGGCGGAGCCGAGGTCAGGCTCGTCCGTGACGACCGACCGCTGCTGCGGGTCCCCCAGCTGGCCATCCACCTCGACCGGGGGGTCAACGACGGGCTGAAGCTGAACCCCCAGACCCAGATGACCCCGGTGTGGGGCACCGGCTCCGTCGACGAGGGCGGGTTCCGGGCCCACCTGGCGGACCTGGCCGAGGTCGAGCCCGGCGACGTCTTGTCCTGGGACGTGATGGCGCACGACCTCACCCCTGCCACCCTGCTCGGCCTCGATCGGTCCCTGCTGGCGGGCGCCCGCATCGACAACCTGCTGTCGTGCCACGCCGGCACCAGCGCCCTGCTGCGGGCGCTCGACGAGATCGACGACGGCGCGGCGGGCTCTCACCGACCCGTCCCCGTCGTGTGCCTCTTCGATCACGAGGAGGTCGGCAGCGAGTCCTCCTCCGGGGCATCGGGATCGGTGCTGGCCACCGTCCTCGAGCGGATCGCCCTGGGGGCCGGGGTCGACCGCGACGGGTGGTTCGCCGCGCTGGCCCGGTCGGCGTGCATCTCCGCCGACGGCGCCCACGCCACGCACCCCAACTACACCGAGCGCCACGAGCCGGCCCACCACGTCGCCGTCAACGCCGGACCGGTGGTGAAGGCCAACGCCAACGTGCGCTACGCCACCGACGCCCCGAGTGCGGCCCTGGTCCGGCTCGCGGCCGAGGCGGCGGCGGTGCCCCTGCAGGAGTTCGTCGTGCGCACCGACATGCCGTGCGGCTCCACCATCGGCCCGGTCACCGCGGCGCGCCTCGGTGTGCCCACCGTCGACGTCGGGGTCGCGCAGCTCTCGATGCACTCGGCCCGCGAGCTGTGCGGCAGCGCCGATCCCGAGCTCTTCGCCCGGCTCCTGGTCCGGTTCCTGCGTCCCTGA